Proteins from a genomic interval of Harpia harpyja isolate bHarHar1 chromosome 9, bHarHar1 primary haplotype, whole genome shotgun sequence:
- the SHE gene encoding SH2 domain-containing adapter protein E isoform X2 — translation MAAKWFKEFPSNLKTVSERARPGSSSLGKSRKNSAAELGGCRPGQGGGKEGGGRLSRDNLQGLLQAATGKMRKNSRVEGGTPEGPPKTCSTYINRLIKVEAHEKNGKGYPGPLTTGLPAPEQDKGKTPKTETVIILEDYADPYDAKRTKGQRDAERLGENDGYMEPYDAQQMITEIRRRGSKDPLVKAILLLDSPGEPGEGGGKPEPAKWPAVQFEGSERPKEEVPRQHLRQKSWTPKMLKPAGAEHGDGERVDPALALEKQPWYHGAITRAEAESRLQACREAGYLVRTSETGSGKYSIALKTSQGCVHIIVARTKDNKYTLSQASGVFASIPEVVHYYSTEKLPFKGAEHMALLHPVHCKLH, via the exons atggcgGCCAAGTGGTTCAAGGAGTTCCCCTCCAACCTGAAGACGGTTTCAGAGAGGGCTCGGCCGGGCAGCAGTAGCCTGGGCAAGAGCCGCAAGAATTCAGCCGCAGAGTTGGGGGGCTGCCGGCCCGGCCAGGGGGGTGGCAAGGAGGGGGGTGGGCGGCTGTCGCGGGACAACCTGCAGGGTTTGCTTCAGGCCGCCACCGGGAAGATGCGGAAGAATTCACGAGTGGAGGGGGGCACTCCAGAGGGACCCCCCAAAACCTGCAGCACCTACATCAACCGCCTCATCAAGGTGGAGGCTCACGAGAAGAACGGGAAGGGGTACCCTGGCCCCCTGACCACCGGCCTCCCTGCCCCTGAGCAGGACAAGGGGAAGACCCCCAAGACAGAGACG GTCATCATCCTGGAGGACTATGCCGACCCCTATGATGCCAAGCGTACCAAGGGGCAGCGGGATGCTGAGCGCCTGGGGGAGAATGATGGCTATATGGAGCCGTACGATGCCCAGCAGATGATCACAG AAATCCGCCGTCGGGGCTCCAAGGACCCCCTGGTCAAAGCCATCCTGCTGCTGGACAGTCCTGGcgagcccggggaggggggtggcaAGCCAGAGCCAGCCAAGTGGCCGGCAG tccagTTCGAGGGCTCGGAGCGTCCCAAGGAGGAGGTGCCACGGCAGCACCTACGCCAGAAGAGCTGGACCCCCAAGATGCTGAAGCCAGCAGGTGCTGAACATGGCGACGGGGAGCGGGTGGACCCTGCCCTGGCACTGGAGAAGCAGCC CTGGTACCATGGGGCCATCACGCGGGCCGAGGCAGAGAGCCGGCTGCAGGCGTGCCGGGAGGCCGGCTACCTGGTGCGCACCAGCGAGACTGGCAGCGGCAAGTACTCCATCGCACTCAA GACCAGCCAGGGCTGCGTCCACATCATCGTGGCCCGGACCAAGGACAACAAGTACACGCTCAGCCAGGCCAGCGGTGTCTTTGCCAGCATCCCCGAGGTCGTGCACTACTACTCTACCGAGAAGCTGCCCTTCAAAGGAGCTGAGCACATGGCCCTGCTGCACCCCGTCCACTGCAAGCTGCATTAG
- the SHE gene encoding SH2 domain-containing adapter protein E isoform X1, which translates to MAAKWFKEFPSNLKTVSERARPGSSSLGKSRKNSAAELGGCRPGQGGGKEGGGRLSRDNLQGLLQAATGKMRKNSRVEGGTPEGPPKTCSTYINRLIKVEAHEKNGKGYPGPLTTGLPAPEQDKGKTPKTETVIILEDYADPYDAKRTKGQRDAERLGENDGYMEPYDAQQMITEIRRRGSKDPLVKAILLLDSPGEPGEGGGKPEPAKWPAGKEATGKGPQLYDTPYEPGEGVAGGTPERRARAGDGHLPENDERPAGEYEQPWEWKKEQIVKALSVQFEGSERPKEEVPRQHLRQKSWTPKMLKPAGAEHGDGERVDPALALEKQPWYHGAITRAEAESRLQACREAGYLVRTSETGSGKYSIALKTSQGCVHIIVARTKDNKYTLSQASGVFASIPEVVHYYSTEKLPFKGAEHMALLHPVHCKLH; encoded by the exons atggcgGCCAAGTGGTTCAAGGAGTTCCCCTCCAACCTGAAGACGGTTTCAGAGAGGGCTCGGCCGGGCAGCAGTAGCCTGGGCAAGAGCCGCAAGAATTCAGCCGCAGAGTTGGGGGGCTGCCGGCCCGGCCAGGGGGGTGGCAAGGAGGGGGGTGGGCGGCTGTCGCGGGACAACCTGCAGGGTTTGCTTCAGGCCGCCACCGGGAAGATGCGGAAGAATTCACGAGTGGAGGGGGGCACTCCAGAGGGACCCCCCAAAACCTGCAGCACCTACATCAACCGCCTCATCAAGGTGGAGGCTCACGAGAAGAACGGGAAGGGGTACCCTGGCCCCCTGACCACCGGCCTCCCTGCCCCTGAGCAGGACAAGGGGAAGACCCCCAAGACAGAGACG GTCATCATCCTGGAGGACTATGCCGACCCCTATGATGCCAAGCGTACCAAGGGGCAGCGGGATGCTGAGCGCCTGGGGGAGAATGATGGCTATATGGAGCCGTACGATGCCCAGCAGATGATCACAG AAATCCGCCGTCGGGGCTCCAAGGACCCCCTGGTCAAAGCCATCCTGCTGCTGGACAGTCCTGGcgagcccggggaggggggtggcaAGCCAGAGCCAGCCAAGTGGCCGGCAGGCAAGGAGGCAACAGGGAAGGGGCCGCAGCTCTACGACACCCCTTAtgagcccggggagggggtggccgGGGGGACCCCAGAGCGCAGGGCAAGGGCTGGGGATGGGCACCTGCCCGAGAATGATGAGCGCCCGGCGGGCGAGTACGAGCAGCCCTGGGAGTGGAAGAAGGAGCAGATCGTCAAAGCACTGTCAG tccagTTCGAGGGCTCGGAGCGTCCCAAGGAGGAGGTGCCACGGCAGCACCTACGCCAGAAGAGCTGGACCCCCAAGATGCTGAAGCCAGCAGGTGCTGAACATGGCGACGGGGAGCGGGTGGACCCTGCCCTGGCACTGGAGAAGCAGCC CTGGTACCATGGGGCCATCACGCGGGCCGAGGCAGAGAGCCGGCTGCAGGCGTGCCGGGAGGCCGGCTACCTGGTGCGCACCAGCGAGACTGGCAGCGGCAAGTACTCCATCGCACTCAA GACCAGCCAGGGCTGCGTCCACATCATCGTGGCCCGGACCAAGGACAACAAGTACACGCTCAGCCAGGCCAGCGGTGTCTTTGCCAGCATCCCCGAGGTCGTGCACTACTACTCTACCGAGAAGCTGCCCTTCAAAGGAGCTGAGCACATGGCCCTGCTGCACCCCGTCCACTGCAAGCTGCATTAG